gatacgcagctctatatttcctcgcagcctggtgaaacacgccaatttgaaaaactaatggaatgcatagtcgatataaaaaattggatgacgagtaatttcttactgctaaattctgaaaaaacagaggtgttaatcatagggcctaaaaactctgcttataataaactagaacactgtctaagacttgatggttgctctgtcaattcttcgtcatcagttaggaacctaggtgtgctacttgatcgcaatctttccttagaaagccacgtttctagcatttgtaaaactgaatttttccatctcaaaaatatatctaaattacggcctatgctctcaatgtcaaatgcagaaatgttaatccatgcatttatgacctcaaggttagattattgtaatgctttattttggtggttgttctgcacgcttggtaaacaaactacagctagtccaaaatgcagcagcaagagttcttactagaaccaggaagtatgaccatattagcccggtcctgtccacactgcactggctccctatcaaacatcgtatagattttaaaatattgcttattacttataaagccctgaatggtttagcacctcagtatttgaatgagctccttttacattatactcctctacgtccgctacgttctcaaaactcaggcaatttgataatacctagaatatcaaaatcaactgcgggcggcagatccttttcctatttggcgcctaaactctggaataacctacctaacattgttcgggaggcagacacactcttgcagtttaaatatagattaaagacccatctctttaacctggcattcacataacatactaatatgcttttaatatccaaatccgttaaaggatttttaggctgcattaattaggtaaaccggaaccggaaacacttcacataacaccgtactttctacatcattagaagaatggcatctacgctaatatttgtctgtttctctcttgttccgaggtcaccgtggccaccagatccagtctgtgtccagatcagagggtcactgcagtcacccggatccagtacgtatccagaccagatggtggatcagcacctagaaaggacctctactgccctgaaagacagcggagaccaggacaactagagcccagatacagatcccctgtaaagaccttgtctcagaggagcaccaggacaagaccacaggaaacagatgattcttctgcacaatctgactttgctgcagtctggaattgaactactggtttcgtctggtcagaggagaactgacccccaactgagcctggtttctcccaaggtttttttctccattctgtcaccgatggagtttcggttccttgccgctgtcgcctctggcttgcttagttggggtcacttcatctacagcgatatcattgacttgattgcaaataaaaacagacactatttcaaatgaacagagatgacataactgaattcaatgatgaactgcctttaactatcattttgcattattgagacactgttttccaaatgaatgttgttcagtgctttgacgcaatgtattttgtttaaagcgctatataaataaaggtgattgattgattgataatgaGCCTAAGCtatttcgtaatgtaattaaagcatttaaattgCCAATCAACTTTGATGAtttaaatctggcaaacaatttggctctaaatggctaagaactataaatgggtaagcatggtgctGTCCAGATTCAACGTGTCCTTGCATTGAATCAAAGAGGCGCCGTTTAGTCCgcttccattttttttattctgcccTTTTGAaattttgcctgacgtggctatattaaaaaaaattcacctcccaagacaactcattatggagctgctggaccaaCTCAGACCTGAAGTCCAGCTGCTTGCAGCGCTAAGGTTTTTTGCAGAgagcttcatcgaggtcgtgggagagggctacggacTAATCAAGACCTCAGTGTGGAGGTgcatccacactgtcaccaacgccctccTGTGCCATGCCAGGGATTACTTCTGGCTAccggtgttgtgcccaattttgaccccctgccaaattattaccaaattattattattatcagtaattaCTATGAAACCCAGAGCTCAAAATACACTGGAACATTTAATCCCCAACTAGTAAACTCTTAAAACTGTGCCTTGTACAATCTCACAAAAATTCACTACAACAAATGTTATTTACAGAAGACAAAAACAAATTCAGATATATTCAGAAGTTATTAAAACACAAATCTGAGCTCTGACTGTTGAATATAAGAGAAGAAGAGGAGCAGAAAGAGACACATTCAGTACATCACAGACAGTACAGTGTCGCTCTCTACTGGAGGACATCAGTATTACAGCAGAGAGAAGATCACGTGATCATCTACAGCTTCAGAACATGTCTACTTTACTAGAGCCTGGCTTTATCTGCACAGTGAGTTTCAGTTATTGCCATCTGCGAGGAGGTATAAAGCCCCAAGGTGCAGCTTCGTACCAAATGCGATTAATATGATTAACAAAGTGTGGAGGTGGTTTTTAGAAATGTTGTACTAGGGTTTTTTGGGTTCTTCTTCAGGTTCTTTTACAAAGACCACATGTAATGTTTTGAGAGCACTTTCTTTCTTGAGAGCACTTTACTCAGTATGAGTATTTACTTATTTGTCCCTATGTGTTGTGGAGTGTTcggtgttgtgtgtttttgtattggaTGCCATAGTCATTGCACTGTAAAACAAATTTACCTACGGGTACAATAAAAgtaacctaacctaaccttaTCTCACAGCAACTTTAAACACAGCTAGTTTCAGGAGTAACTTTATATTTTGATCATCCTCTTATACAGTATTTAGGATCAATACTACAGTCTTCCTCTCCGAACAGACTCATGTATCAGAGAAAGTAATTTCACACATTTTTAACACGAGCATAAACATTAGTTTTCTCTGTAATGCAGTTAGTCAGTTTTCACTGACGTGAATGATGCTGATGTGAGGTCAGTGACCGCGGTCAGGGCAGTCAGCAGACTTCACGCTGGGGAACtgatgtgaatgagtgtgtgtgtgtgagagctgaACCCGTGAGGGTCATGAGAGCTTCAAGAGCTTTAAGAGAGAGCctctgaatcacacacacacacacaccagcggcTCTAagaatcacatcacatcacaccgATCAGGTAAGAGCTCATGCACTTCAACTAACACACTAAACCAAGAGATACAGGCTTTAAATGCTGCTTCATGAAAATCCTCTTTTTACACAGAGAGGCACTGAATGATTATACCGGTCAGCATTAATGCAGAATTGTATTAGACATGTATAAGACAGCTTTATGTTATAAAATACAAGAAATGTAATTTGCAGCTGGAACAGGGACTagtttttgaataaatatttaaaaacctctCTACATCAGCttataaattaacataaaataacaacaataattaaaaaaggcATTTTGCATCATGAAATTTGTattggaatctttttttttttcattatttaacatgcatcaaattcaaatgaataaagtttaatttttacattatCGACTATTCGTTGTACTGCATTTAGTTTATGCAgattatcattttaaaaaggtGCATTTATCGAAAAAGTAGATTACTGTAAaccattaatacattttaataagaatTAATTATGGTGACTTTGTTTCAACTGCAGTGCCTGTGACTTCTGGGGTCCCCCAGGGTTCTGTTATAGGCCCAATTTAATTTTCCTTGTATATGTTGctcctgggatttttttttatttgagattaTATTTTTTGAGGTTTAGATATGTCCACATATTTGGGTTCATGGTCCGATTGACCCAGAGCTGAAATTTGACAAGCAGATTAGTGCTGTAGTAAAGAATTTTTTTTAGGTCTGTTGCTCGACTAAAGCCTATTTTATCAAGAAAAGATTTAGAGAAGGTTATtaatgcctttgttttgtctcatctGGACAATGGCAATGTGTAGGTTGCTATTGGGTGCTAAGAAAAGTAGAAACATATCTGAGGTGACTACCAGTGAACTACAGGATAAAATATGAAAGTCTCATGTATGTGATTAAAGCGGTGCATGGGTTGGCCCCTGCTTATGTGTCTGAGGTCATTGCCGTTCGTCAAGCACCTAGGTCTCTAACGTACAATAATAAGTTATTACTACTTCTACTTCTTGTCTTTAGCCTTTGAGAGGGTGGGCTAAACTTTGTTGTTTTATGGGATGTGTCTTGTTTAAAGTTGtatgttttaatgaattttttttttattattatcgtacagcactttggtctgcAGGTGCAGTTGTAAAGTGTtctataaattatatgaatgaataaaaaatgaaaaatgaatattaatgaatgcattaaaatgtaattatcatGACCATGTCACAATTATAAAGTACATACTGTGTATTCATGGTACTGAAAGCATGTTAAATTTTCAcgcaaataaaatctaatttctaTTATCATGACAATAATGGCAATGAAAATGTgtgtcaaatatatattatatgtatattagtaTTACTGAAATCACACTTTATTATTATGCagaacaatttcttttttttctttttaattgtgtatGAAAACAGATAGGTGGACATGTTTACAAGAGATTTACCCCTGTATTTATAAATCCATCTCGTACCACAGCTGAAATACACTGTTGTAAATCACTGTAGTTGGTCATATTCATTCACTAATGAgctgttattgttattttcaggAGTTTGTTCATCATGTCTTACGGCGGATCAGGTTCAGGCTCTCGAAGTGAATTCAGTGTTCATTTCTCCAGCAGACGTGGAGCAGGACTCGTCAGAGCTGAAGAGTGTGTGAAGATTCACTCTAACACTTTTAAACACCAGCAGAAAACTACAGACTCTTCACCTAAAACCCCTGTGTGTGTTTATACGCAGGGCCGCAGGAATCGCCTTACTGGCCGTGATCCTCACAGCGCTGCTCATCCTGGGCTGCTGGTATTACCGCCGGCGGGGGGGATACAAGACGATCCGGGTGAGTCATGTGACCCAGAGGACAGTCAGGTGATCAGTGTTAGCCCAAGAGCATCAGAGCAGAGAAAAGAGCCAAAAACTGCATCACCGTAGGAGATCACGACCCTTGCAACACCgatgtcatgggtttgattcccagtgaATGCATGAGAATGCACACATTAAACGCAATGAAAATCACTTTGAATAaatgcatctgccaaatgcatgaatgcaaataaatgcaaaagttgCACGTTTTAATAATCTGCTATACTTCTCAATCAGGGTTCATAGAGGTCCAGCTGTAATGACTGTGGGAATCACTCACGTGACTGCTTACCTctcatccgtgtgtgtgtgtgtgtgtgtgtgtgtgtgttcagagcggGAAAAACAGTGGTCAGTCGTGGAGAGAGATGATGAAAGCGGGTCAGCACAGGGAGTCTGGATCCGGAGAAGAGAACAAAGTGGCCTTGAGCGAATTCATCAACCTGCAACcagtggtacacacacacacacacacacacacacacacacgggtttGATGATTAGTGATAGTAAAGTGAAACTCACAGTCATTGTTTTGTAAACGGTTGCCAGGGCATtgatatgcagttgctagggtgttctggatgatTGCTTAaagaaacatacaaacacacaaaaataaatgcttttgtatGTGCAAAAAGCAAACAGTATTAGATGGatataacaaattatataagtatttagatatttaacacaaaagatttaaaaaatgctttttgtagagaaaaataaaattagattacATTAAAGTTTCTACACTAGTCAACACATTTGGTTTCAAAGAATGTTTAACCAAGCTCTTGATACCCAGAATTCCACAGGGGATAAAGCAACCATGTGACCTGCTGCAGGCCAGAAAGGCTTTATTTTGCGTCATTAGACGTTATGTGAGGATTACAAACGAccggaatgtgtgtgtgtgtgtgtgtgtgttaatctgCTGTTCTCATGAACAGACATCTCAAGCTTTCAGTTCAAGAGAATTCACTTAAACACTGCATAACTATCAGTCCCATGAGCCTGTAGAATTAACAAAAACTAGTGCTATCACACTTGTACCTCTCTTTGGACAAAAACATCtgttaaattaatgaatgtaaaCATAACCTAGTTTTATGTAGTTCCCATTCCACATTTGTTTACTCACATCAGATGTGCTTAAAGCAGCATTTCTCCTCTCCTCTAGATTCCCAGCGTCCCTCCGTCCTATGAGAAGATCACCTCCGGACCTTCACCTCCTCCTTACTCCCCATGAGTCTCAGACTTGAGGAGAATCTGTGAAGATCTATAGTGTTTGTGGGATGAACGATCACACAGTAAAAGTGATGCTACACAGAAAGAGTGGCCATTGGTTCTTCAGCATTCCTCTCCAATCTTGATCAAGTCTCATCCGCCTGTAGCTTTCTATTAAACCCTGGACCTTGATGAGCTTCTTCAGCTGTGttagattagggttagagctgaactctgcaggactgtgtgACTCTCCAGGAACAACTACCAAAGCCCATGGACTACAACATAACACTACTGTGCCTTTTAAACACAATGTCACTCATCAGACttgaaataaagttaaatatcaATTGAATCCGAAAAATTGTCTTTACttcaaagtatttaaaaaaaaaaatctaaactggtAAGACATTTGAATATCTATCTTTATCAAACAAATTCATGATGAGAAAATCAATAGAAACCAACACATAAATTTGGTTTCCACTACAAATACCATTACAAACGACCAACTTTcaaccattaaaaccatttaaatgtttttgtagcgtgttttgggacatattccattaggatttattggttttaacaagccaccaatAGAACCAGTAGAATCCCACAGGCACCAGTACAatttccattaaaaccattacaaattctgtGATGTTTCTATTGATGTAGGGATGTCTGCAGTTCTTCTCCAAATGCATGATTGTAAAATGAACAAGCATAATGAAACTTATGCAGATGATAAACAACATAAAATCTCAGGAAGTAATCAGATTCGGCTGACataaatgttttataacatctGTTATATAACGTTTAACAAACTCAAAAGACAAGCACAGTACACCAATGTTTTACTTCAGTCATAAATATGCCAAGTTTATTTTCATGGATACAGATGAAA
This genomic stretch from Carassius gibelio isolate Cgi1373 ecotype wild population from Czech Republic chromosome B21, carGib1.2-hapl.c, whole genome shotgun sequence harbors:
- the LOC127986329 gene encoding melanoma antigen recognized by T-cells 1, which codes for MSYGGSGSGSRSEFSVHFSSRRGAGLVRAEEAAGIALLAVILTALLILGCWYYRRRGGYKTIRSGKNSGQSWREMMKAGQHRESGSGEENKVALSEFINLQPVIPSVPPSYEKITSGPSPPPYSP